A window of Dryobates pubescens isolate bDryPub1 unplaced genomic scaffold, bDryPub1.pri scaffold_34B_arrow_ctg1, whole genome shotgun sequence contains these coding sequences:
- the LOC128899731 gene encoding olfactory receptor 14A16-like, with product MGNSSSITHFLLLPFPGTRQLQLLHFCLFLAIYLAALLGNGLIITTIAWDHYLHTPMYFFLLNLALTDIGCISTTVPKSMANSFWDSRAISYTGCAVQVFFVFCLFAAEFSLLTIMSYDRYVAICRPLHYETLLGSRVCLHMAGAAWSCGVLFALLHTANTFSLPLCQGNVVDQFFCDVPQILKLSCSTSYLRELWLLVVSACLVSGCFVFMVVSYVQIFRAVLRIPSQQGRHKAFATCLPHLAVVSLFVTTAIFAYLKPSSISSPPLDLVVAVLYSVVPPAVNPLIYSLRNQELKAALSKVITGCFQKE from the coding sequence ATgggcaacagcagctccatcacccacttcctcctcctgccattcccaggcacaaggcagctgcagctcctgcacttctgcctcttcctggccatctacctggctgccctgctgggcaatggcctcatcatcaccaccatagcctgggaccactacctccacacccccatgtacttcttcctcctcaacctcgccCTCACTGATATAGGCTGCATCTCTACCACTGTTCCCAAATCCATGGCAAATTCTTTCTGGGACAGCAGGGCAATCTCTTACACAGGATGTGCTGTTCAGGTCTTTTTTGTATTCTGCTTGTTTGCAGCAGAGTTTTCTCTCCTCACCatcatgtcctacgatcgctatgttgccatctgcagacccctgcactatgagaccctcctgggcagcagagtttgtctccacatggcaggagctgcctggtcCTGTGGGGttctctttgctctgctgcacacagccaatacattttccctgcctctctgccagggcaatgttgtggaccagttcttctgtgatgtcccccagatcctcaagctctcctgctccacatcctacctcagggaactctGGCTTCTTGTGGTCAGTGCCTGTTTAGTCTCTGGCTGTTTTGTGTTCAtggtggtgtcctatgtgcagatcttcagggcagtgctgaggatcccctctcagcagggacgccacaaagcctttgccacctgcctccctcacctggctgtggtctccctgtttgtCACCACTGCCATCTTTGCCTATTTGAAGCCCTCTTCtatctcctccccaccccttgaCCTGGTGGTGGCAGTTCTGTACTcggtggtgcctccagcagtgaaccctctcatctacagcctgaggaaccaggagctcaaggctgccctgagtAAAGTGAtcactgg